In Armatimonadota bacterium, one DNA window encodes the following:
- the rpmI gene encoding 50S ribosomal protein L35: MPKMRTHKSAAKRFRVTAGGKIIGRHTHRSHLLTRKSAARKRRLGRPLEFVGGDAKRIERMLPYHAK, from the coding sequence ATGCCCAAGATGCGCACTCACAAGTCCGCCGCGAAGCGCTTTCGGGTCACCGCCGGCGGCAAGATTATCGGGCGCCATACGCACCGGAGCCACCTGCTGACGCGCAAGAGCGCCGCGCGCAAGCGTCGGCTGGGGCGCCCGCTGGAGTTCGTCGGCGGTGACGCCAAGCGCATTGAGCGCATGCTGCCCTACCACGCCAAGTAG
- the rplT gene encoding 50S ribosomal protein L20 produces the protein MPRARKQVAAHRRHNKIRQQAKGYWGARHRWIRPAKETTMRALAYAYRDRRQRKRDFRRLWIARINAAARSHGLTYSRFAEGLRKAGVGIDRKTLADLAVRDDTAFAELAKLARAHATAPAS, from the coding sequence ATGCCTCGAGCGCGAAAACAAGTCGCCGCCCATCGGCGCCATAATAAGATCCGCCAGCAAGCCAAGGGCTACTGGGGGGCGCGCCATCGCTGGATCCGCCCCGCCAAGGAAACCACGATGCGCGCGCTGGCCTACGCCTATCGCGACCGCCGGCAGCGCAAACGCGACTTCCGGCGCCTATGGATCGCCCGCATCAACGCCGCCGCGCGCAGCCATGGCCTGACCTACAGCCGCTTCGCCGAGGGGCTGCGCAAGGCGGGGGTCGGGATCGATCGCAAGACGCTCGCCGACCTTGCGGTGCGGGACGACACGGCGTTCGCCGAGCTGGCCAAGCTCGCCCGCGCGCACGCGACTGCGCCCGCCTCCTGA
- the infC gene encoding translation initiation factor IF-3, giving the protein MNQAIRVPQVRVVDENGAQLGVVSTREALQTAADKGLDLIEVAPAADPPVCRIMDFGKFKYARSKRDRESRKKQKMVEVRAIRLRPRIEEHDFNVKLKLLRRLLTDGDKVKLDLRFRSREFTHPEFGHRVLNRLAEAVGDLGQVEKSAGMEGRMMTMVIAPKMEKVEKPAAGTVAKADQAVRTEAP; this is encoded by the coding sequence GTGAACCAGGCGATCCGCGTTCCGCAGGTGCGGGTGGTGGACGAGAACGGGGCGCAGTTGGGGGTCGTCTCCACGCGCGAGGCGCTGCAGACAGCGGCGGACAAGGGATTGGACCTGATCGAGGTGGCGCCGGCCGCGGACCCACCGGTCTGCCGCATCATGGACTTTGGGAAGTTCAAGTACGCCCGGAGCAAGCGCGACCGCGAGTCCCGCAAGAAACAAAAGATGGTGGAAGTGCGGGCAATCCGGTTACGCCCGCGCATCGAGGAGCATGACTTCAACGTCAAGCTCAAGCTCCTGCGGCGACTGCTGACCGATGGCGACAAGGTCAAGCTCGACCTGCGGTTTCGCAGTCGCGAGTTCACCCATCCGGAGTTCGGGCATCGCGTCCTCAACCGGCTCGCGGAGGCGGTTGGCGATCTCGGCCAGGTCGAGAAGTCGGCGGGAATGGAGGGGCGCATGATGACCATGGTCATTGCCCCCAAAATGGAGAAGGTGGAGAAGCCCGCCGCCGGGACCGTCGCAAAGGCCGACCAAGCAGTACGCACCGAAGCGCCCTGA
- a CDS encoding FAD-dependent oxidoreductase yields the protein MSAISEMTADVVVVGAGASGIPAALGAARAGATVLLLEEHPVIGGAAVDMYVSMLCGGPITGVLAQAHAMLRERYSILPGVVAGEWFLPESHQRVWRELIAREPRLTVLVGARVIGCEVAEADGRLVIIGVAVEGAHGCRLDLRGRVFIDATGTGALALAAGCTAMYGRDSKEDFSEPHAVAEADEVVQACTWMYVSQHLGAPKPFDMSKLEASRLVLVLGSNQSFPGNPEAAMRANPGIYLHWGCRTDCKDTRDPIELGATQTEALQEMDRDHALLRENGFAIHLAPRIGVRESNRILGEHVVTENDLRSGKLPDDTIAIGDYPLDIWSDDYPGLDEGRLPGYGIPYRALVPKGVDGLLLAGKCISGSHLAMSAYRVQPIVASIGQAAGVAAAWCVREKWQPRQADPAAIRPVLRGQGQNLQLSFD from the coding sequence GTGAGTGCAATAAGCGAGATGACAGCCGATGTCGTGGTTGTTGGAGCGGGCGCGTCAGGAATCCCTGCCGCGCTGGGCGCGGCTCGCGCCGGAGCGACGGTGCTGCTGCTTGAGGAACATCCCGTAATCGGCGGCGCGGCCGTTGATATGTATGTGTCCATGCTCTGTGGCGGGCCGATCACGGGCGTTCTCGCGCAAGCCCATGCCATGCTGCGGGAGCGCTACAGCATTCTGCCAGGTGTCGTCGCCGGCGAGTGGTTTCTGCCCGAGAGCCACCAACGGGTCTGGCGGGAGTTGATCGCCCGGGAGCCTCGCCTCACGGTTCTCGTTGGCGCCCGCGTCATTGGCTGCGAGGTGGCTGAGGCCGACGGGCGACTCGTTATCATCGGCGTGGCTGTTGAGGGCGCACATGGTTGCCGACTTGACCTCCGTGGCCGGGTCTTCATAGATGCGACCGGGACCGGCGCGCTCGCACTGGCGGCTGGCTGCACCGCCATGTACGGACGCGATTCGAAGGAGGACTTCAGCGAGCCCCACGCCGTTGCCGAGGCGGACGAGGTGGTGCAAGCGTGCACGTGGATGTACGTCAGCCAGCATCTCGGCGCGCCGAAGCCGTTCGACATGAGCAAGCTGGAGGCTTCGCGTTTGGTGCTGGTGTTGGGCTCCAACCAGTCGTTCCCCGGGAATCCGGAAGCGGCAATGAGGGCAAACCCCGGCATCTACCTGCACTGGGGATGCAGAACCGACTGCAAGGATACGCGCGACCCAATCGAGCTTGGAGCAACCCAGACGGAGGCGCTTCAAGAGATGGATCGCGATCACGCGCTGCTGCGTGAGAACGGGTTCGCGATCCACCTGGCGCCGCGGATCGGTGTCCGGGAATCGAATCGCATCCTTGGGGAGCACGTCGTGACTGAAAACGACCTCCGGTCCGGTAAGCTTCCCGACGACACGATTGCCATAGGTGACTACCCGCTCGACATCTGGAGCGATGACTATCCCGGGTTGGACGAGGGCCGTCTCCCCGGCTACGGCATACCATACCGCGCGCTAGTGCCCAAGGGTGTGGATGGCCTTCTGCTCGCCGGGAAGTGCATCAGCGGGTCGCACCTTGCGATGAGCGCTTATCGTGTCCAGCCCATTGTGGCCAGCATCGGCCAGGCGGCCGGCGTGGCAGCCGCCTGGTGTGTTCGGGAGAAGTGGCAGCCGCGGCAGGCGGATCCGGCGGCGATTCGGCCCGTCCTGCGCGGTCAGGGTCAGAATCTCCAACTCTCCTTTGACTGA
- a CDS encoding zinc ribbon domain-containing protein — MEPWMILFLTVFVLLVSAFVGLLIGTTKGHTPLVSALAGILLLPLGWVLLWIIPSGKLRKCPHCAEIIKDEATVCRFCGRDIPPKY, encoded by the coding sequence ATGGAGCCATGGATGATACTCTTCCTTACCGTGTTCGTCCTGCTCGTGTCCGCCTTTGTCGGGCTGTTGATCGGCACCACCAAGGGGCACACGCCCCTGGTCAGCGCGCTCGCCGGCATCCTCCTGCTGCCGCTGGGATGGGTGCTGCTGTGGATCATCCCCTCGGGCAAGCTGCGCAAGTGCCCCCACTGTGCGGAGATCATCAAGGACGAGGCCACCGTCTGCCGCTTCTGCGGGCGCGACATCCCGCCGAAGTATTGA
- a CDS encoding glycoside hydrolase family 130 protein codes for MILRAERFAENPLISPGQVRPSREGWEVVSTMNAGAIVCGGEVLLLVRVAERPRPETPGELVAPMLDAGVDPPTLRLLRVRKDDPDLVGGDPRLFTYRGQTYLTSISHLRLARSPDRRHFTVADQPALAPATWYEAYGVEDPRITALAGRYLVSYTAVSEHGIATALAATADFESFARRGLIFPPENRDVTIFPEKVNGRYVCHHRPVGHHIRALDLWAAYSPDLRHWGDHALVMSRRPDCWDSERIGGGAVPLRTERGWLAIYHGADAAQRYSLGAVLCDLERPERVLARTVEPLLQPQAPYEVEGFFGNVVFTCGAIVQGEALVIYYGAADQYVCGASLSLAELLEALSASPAT; via the coding sequence ATGATACTGCGCGCTGAGCGTTTCGCCGAGAATCCGCTGATCTCGCCGGGCCAGGTGCGCCCCTCCCGCGAGGGATGGGAGGTCGTCTCGACGATGAATGCGGGGGCCATCGTTTGCGGCGGCGAGGTGCTGCTGCTGGTGCGCGTGGCGGAGCGCCCGCGCCCGGAGACGCCCGGTGAGCTGGTCGCCCCCATGCTGGACGCGGGCGTTGACCCTCCGACCCTGCGCCTGCTGCGGGTGCGTAAGGACGATCCCGATCTCGTCGGGGGCGATCCGCGCTTGTTCACCTACCGCGGGCAGACCTATCTGACCTCGATCTCCCACCTGCGGCTCGCCCGCAGCCCGGACCGACGCCACTTCACCGTCGCCGACCAGCCCGCCCTCGCCCCCGCGACCTGGTACGAAGCCTACGGCGTGGAGGACCCCCGCATCACCGCGCTCGCGGGACGCTACCTGGTGAGCTACACCGCGGTCAGCGAGCATGGCATCGCCACCGCGCTGGCCGCGACGGCGGACTTCGAGAGCTTCGCGCGGCGGGGGCTGATCTTCCCCCCCGAGAACCGCGATGTCACCATCTTCCCCGAAAAGGTCAACGGTCGCTACGTCTGCCACCACCGGCCGGTGGGTCATCACATTCGCGCGCTGGACCTGTGGGCGGCCTATTCCCCCGACCTGCGGCACTGGGGCGACCACGCCCTGGTCATGAGCCGCCGCCCGGATTGCTGGGACTCGGAGCGCATCGGCGGCGGGGCGGTGCCCCTGCGCACCGAGCGCGGATGGCTGGCGATCTACCACGGGGCGGACGCGGCGCAGCGCTACTCGCTGGGGGCCGTCCTGTGCGATCTGGAGCGCCCGGAGCGGGTGCTGGCGCGCACCGTTGAGCCGCTGCTGCAACCGCAGGCGCCCTACGAGGTCGAGGGCTTTTTCGGCAACGTGGTCTTTACCTGCGGGGCGATCGTGCAGGGGGAGGCGCTGGTCATCTACTATGGAGCGGCGGACCAGTACGTGTGCGGGGCCTCGCTGTCATTGGCCGAGTTACTGGAGGCGCTCAGTGCGTCTCCAGCCACCTGA
- a CDS encoding Gfo/Idh/MocA family oxidoreductase: MINAGGGASDARPWRYGLIGCGRFGSFCLERLRGWPRARPVAAADAVAAAAAAAAREFDLTACATPEELLARSDLDLVLISTPPHTHYPLTLQALAAGKHVICEKPLALTLGQADEMIAAAAAAGRLLVVNHMLRYNPLLEIVRRIIASRALGAPLHFLFENYAEDERLPANHWFWDRRQSGGIFIEHAVHFFDLYRWWLGEGEVLAAHVERRPGGRQEDRAGCAVRHPGGVVGQQYHGFDQPVRLDRADHRIVLERGELVVRGWIPVELQVNGIVDEEQQARLVELGGDAELEMIERYAGPQQLCRGRGHGYRVTARVSLRRRLSDDKGAIYGDMIRSFFADQLSALERPDHRPRLRVEDAREALRMAVEAAGMAGLAGGDDDTAR, translated from the coding sequence ATGATCAACGCCGGTGGGGGCGCCAGTGATGCGCGCCCGTGGCGGTACGGGCTTATCGGCTGCGGCCGCTTCGGTTCGTTCTGCCTGGAGCGCCTGCGCGGCTGGCCGCGAGCGCGCCCGGTGGCGGCGGCTGACGCCGTCGCCGCGGCGGCGGCGGCGGCGGCGCGCGAATTCGACCTCACCGCCTGCGCCACCCCCGAGGAGCTGCTGGCGCGGTCGGATCTGGACCTGGTGCTGATTTCGACCCCTCCCCACACCCACTATCCCCTGACGCTGCAGGCGCTGGCGGCCGGCAAGCACGTCATCTGCGAGAAGCCGCTGGCGCTGACGCTGGGGCAGGCCGACGAGATGATCGCGGCGGCGGCGGCGGCCGGACGCCTGCTCGTCGTCAACCACATGCTGAGGTACAACCCGCTGCTGGAGATAGTGCGGCGGATCATCGCGAGCCGCGCGCTGGGAGCGCCGCTGCATTTCCTGTTCGAGAACTATGCGGAGGATGAGCGCCTGCCCGCGAACCACTGGTTTTGGGATCGCCGCCAGAGCGGGGGCATCTTCATCGAGCACGCGGTGCACTTCTTCGACCTCTACCGGTGGTGGTTGGGCGAGGGCGAGGTGCTGGCGGCCCACGTCGAGCGCCGGCCCGGAGGACGCCAGGAGGACCGGGCCGGGTGCGCGGTGCGCCACCCCGGTGGGGTCGTCGGCCAGCAGTACCACGGGTTCGATCAGCCGGTGCGCCTGGATCGCGCCGACCACCGCATAGTCCTGGAGCGCGGGGAGCTGGTGGTGCGAGGTTGGATCCCGGTCGAGCTGCAGGTCAACGGCATCGTGGACGAGGAGCAGCAGGCGCGCCTGGTCGAGCTCGGCGGCGATGCCGAGCTGGAAATGATCGAACGTTATGCGGGCCCGCAGCAGTTGTGCCGCGGGCGCGGTCACGGGTATCGCGTCACCGCCCGCGTCAGCCTGCGCCGGCGGCTCAGCGACGACAAGGGAGCAATCTACGGGGACATGATCAGGTCTTTCTTCGCCGACCAACTGTCGGCGTTGGAGCGGCCCGACCACCGCCCGCGCCTGCGCGTCGAGGACGCCCGCGAGGCGCTGCGAATGGCGGTGGAGGCCGCCGGGATGGCCGGACTCGCGGGGGGCGACGATGATACTGCGCGCTGA